Proteins encoded in a region of the Equus asinus isolate D_3611 breed Donkey chromosome X, EquAss-T2T_v2, whole genome shotgun sequence genome:
- the LOC123282455 gene encoding probable ATP-dependent RNA helicase DDX53, with product MAWAPEWRRAEPRDVRASRDGRGGTGGSGLSRYWEPRAFGSREPPLCFRIKNSMVGAVIGRGGSKIKDIQSMTSTKIQIVKGDSEAEVKIFGSEAMKGKAKALIQTLVRKQEGRYSSVASVDNAASQSSAGRDLRTRPVVRQVRPLIDWDHVKAEGAAWAKRKWADLPPIKKNFYVESTATSSLSQVQVDAWRQENFNITCEDLKDGEKRPIPNPTCKFEDAFEHYPEVLKSIKKAGFQRPTPIQSQAWPIVLQGMDLIGVAQTGTGKTLSYLIPGFIHLDSQPISREERNGPGMLVLTPTRELALQVEAECSKYSYKGLKSVCVYGGGNRKEQIQHITKGVDIIIATPGRLNDLQMNKCVNLRSITYLVLDEADKMLDLGFEGQITKILLDVRPDRQTVMTSATWPHTIRRLARSYLKEPMIVYVGTLDLVAVNTVKQDIIVTTEEEKRTLIQEFLRNLSPEDKAIIFVSRKLVADDLSSDLSIQGVPVQSLHGSREQFDREQALDDFRSGRVKILIATDLAARGLDVRDVTHVYNYDFPKNLEEYVHRVGRTGRAGKTGVSVTLMTQADWKIATELIKILERANQSVPEDLLKMAEQCKLQKGKKDSGNGARNPQGKAKQFY from the coding sequence ATGGCCTGGGCCCCCGAGTGGAGGAGGGCAGAGCCTCGAGATGTCAGGGCCAGCCGGGATGGCAGGGGCGGCACGGGCGGCAGCGGCCTCTCCAGGTACTGGGAGCCGAGGGCCTTTGGCTCCCGGGAACCACCCCTGTGCTTCAGAATAAAGAACAGTATGGTTGGCGCTGTGATTGGTCGCGGAGGGTCAAAGATAAAAGACATCCAGAGTATGACGAGCACCAAAATACAGATCGTAAAAGGTGACTCTGAAGCCGAGGTCAAGATTTTTGGCAGCGAAGCCATGAAGGGAAAAGCGAAAGCACTTATACAAACCCTCGTGCGAAAACAAGAAGGAAGGTACAGTTCGGTAGCCAGTGTAGATAATGCTGCCTCCCAGTCCTCTGCTGGGAGAGACTTACGCACACGCCCCGTTGTTAGACAAGTGCGGCCGCTGATAGACTGGGATCACGTTAAGGCAGAAGGGGCGGCGtgggcaaaaagaaaatgggcGGATTTACCACCAATCAAGAAAAACTTCTACGTAGAATCCACAGCAACAAGCTCGCTGTCTCAAGTGCAAGTAGACGCTTGGAGACAGGAAAATTTCAACATAACGTGTGAGGACCTGAAAGATGGCGAAAAACGTCCCATCCCCAACCCGACCTGTAAATTTGAGGATGCCTTTGAGCACTATCCCGAGGTCCTGAAAAGCATTAAGAAAGCAGGTTTCCAAAGGCCAACGCCCATTCAGTCACAGGCATGGCCGATTGTGCTACAAGGAATGGATCTGATAGGAGTTGCCCAAACCGGGACAGGCAAGACCTTGTCTTATTTGATACCCGGCTTTATTCACCTTGATTCTCAGCCCATatctagagaagaaagaaatgggccTGGCATGCTCGTCCTCACCCCCACGCGAGAGCTAGCTCTTCAGGTCGAGGCAGAATGTTCTAAGTATTCCTACAAAGGTCTCAAAAGCGTTTGTGTATACGGCGGTGGAAACAGAAAAGAGCAAATTCAGCACATTACCAAAGGCGTCGACATCATTATTGCAACTCCTGGACGACTGAATGATCTGCAGATGAACAAGTGTGTCAACCTACGAAGCATCACTTACTTGGTGTTAGACGAAGCGGATAAAATGTTGGATCTGGGCTTTGAAGGCCAGATCACGAAGATTCTATTAGATGTGCGCCCAGACCGGCAGACTGTTATGACAAGTGCAACGTGGCCACACACCATTCGCCGACTTGCAAGATCTTATTTGAAAGAGCCTATGATTGTTTATGTCGGTACCCTAGATCTCGTTGCTGTCAATACAGTGAAGCAAGACATCATTGTCaccacagaggaagaaaaacgAACTCTTATCCAAGAATTCCTACGGAACCTGTCACCCGAAGACAAAGCTATCATATTTGTCAGCAGAAAGCTGGTTGCAGATGACTTATCAAGCGATCTGAGCATCCAGGGCGTCCCGGTACAATCCCTGCACGGCAGCAGAGAGCAGTTTGACCGCGAGCAGGCGTTAGACGACTTCCGAAGTGGAAGAGTGAAGATATTGATTGCTACCGATTTAGCAGCCCGAGGCCTCGATGTCAGGGATGTCACACACGTATACAACTACGATTTCCCAAAGAATCTTGAGGAATACGTGCATAGAGTAGGGCGTACTGGAAGAGCAGGCAAGACTGGAGTCTCTGTCACCCTTATGACTCAAGCTGACTGGAAGATTGCCACTGAATTGATTAAAATTCTGGAAAGAGCTAATCAAAGTGTCCCAGAAGATCTTCTGAAAATGGCAGAGCAATGCAagttgcagaaaggaaaaaaggactcAGGCAATGGAGCCAGAAACCCTCAAGGAAAAGCCAAGCAGTTTTACTGA